One part of the Novipirellula aureliae genome encodes these proteins:
- a CDS encoding leucine-rich repeat protein, with protein sequence MGVLNLLKFLSIWIFDKIHYLKIWIFDKIHYLKIWIFDKIHYLKTWIFDKIHYLKIWIFDKIHYLKTWIFDKIHYLKIWIFDKIHYLKTWIFDKIHYLKIWIFDKIHYLKIWIFDKIHYLKIWIFDKIHYLKIGVFDKIHYLKTWIFDKIHYLKIWIFDKIHYLKTWIFDKIHYLKQVRNFLPRSITTGNDQGDTGI encoded by the coding sequence ATGGGGGTATTGAATTTGTTAAAGTTTCTCTCGATCTGGATCTTTGACAAGATCCACTACTTGAAGATCTGGATCTTTGACAAGATCCACTACTTGAAGATCTGGATTTTTGACAAGATCCACTACCTGAAGACCTGGATCTTTGACAAGATCCACTACTTGAAGATCTGGATCTTTGACAAGATCCACTACTTGAAGACCTGGATCTTTGACAAGATCCACTACCTGAAGATCTGGATCTTTGACAAGATCCACTACTTGAAGACCTGGATCTTTGACAAGATCCACTACTTGAAGATCTGGATCTTTGACAAGATCCACTACTTGAAGATCTGGATCTTTGACAAGATCCACTACCTGAAGATCTGGATCTTTGACAAGATCCACTACTTGAAGATCGGGGTCTTTGACAAGATCCACTACTTGAAGACCTGGATCTTTGACAAGATCCACTACCTGAAGATCTGGATCTTTGACAAGATCCACTACTTGAAGACCTGGATCTTTGACAAGATCCACTACTTGAAGCAGGTAAGGAATTTTCTGCCGCGTTCCATAACAACAGGCAATGACCAAGGCGATACCGGCATATAA
- a CDS encoding alpha-keto acid decarboxylase family protein: protein MNHSLNARGETTKPTRRATANVTIADYLIQRLRDYGVHDLFGIPGDYVLSFYSELENSPINVIGCTREDCAGFAADAYARLNGMGALCVTYCVGGMSVCNSVAGAFAEKSPVVVISGAPGLDERHRGVLLHHMVRDFRTQADVFEKFTIASTELTDPMTAFSEIDRVLDACDHYKRPVYIELPRDMVHVIPPVAHGFRGTVQNSDADATSEAVSDAIDRLKHAKRPVILAGVETHRFRLQDELLQFAESASIPIATTMLGKSVVSEKHPLFIGLYEGAIGDANVTQIVEQSDWLLLLGAFLSDINLGIYTAKLDPSRCVYATSESLRVSHHHYHDVELKQFLSGLIEASKDLPPRPMPKTQTRNKKKAKTGRDNTQLQTSWMVEQLNERLDPDTIVIADVGDSLFAATELTIHERTEFLSPAYYTSMGFSIPAALGAATARPDHRIVVLVGDGAFQMTGQELSTLVYHNHNPVIILLDNHGYGTERYLHAGEWKYNEVAKWNYTELMKVYGRGEAYKVETKDSFLETLDRVWNSPDHPHLIHAVLEENDASDTLKKLAERMKEKV from the coding sequence ATGAATCATTCACTCAACGCTCGCGGCGAAACAACAAAACCGACGCGTCGTGCGACCGCCAATGTTACGATAGCCGACTACTTGATCCAGCGGCTTCGCGACTATGGGGTTCATGATCTATTTGGAATCCCCGGCGACTATGTGCTGTCATTCTATAGCGAATTGGAAAACAGCCCGATCAATGTGATTGGGTGCACGCGTGAAGACTGTGCGGGGTTTGCCGCCGACGCGTACGCTCGCCTAAACGGGATGGGAGCCCTTTGCGTCACGTACTGCGTCGGTGGGATGAGTGTCTGCAACTCGGTCGCAGGCGCGTTCGCTGAAAAATCGCCTGTCGTCGTGATCTCGGGTGCGCCTGGACTCGACGAGCGCCATCGCGGAGTTCTGCTGCACCACATGGTCCGCGACTTTCGCACGCAAGCCGATGTGTTCGAAAAGTTTACGATTGCCTCCACCGAGTTGACCGATCCGATGACGGCGTTCTCGGAGATCGACCGCGTCCTCGACGCATGCGACCACTACAAACGACCGGTCTATATCGAATTGCCTCGAGACATGGTTCATGTCATCCCTCCGGTCGCGCACGGGTTTCGCGGCACGGTTCAAAACTCAGACGCGGATGCGACGAGCGAAGCAGTCTCGGATGCGATCGATCGGTTAAAGCATGCAAAACGTCCGGTTATTCTAGCGGGCGTCGAAACCCACCGGTTCCGTCTTCAAGATGAACTTTTACAATTTGCCGAGTCAGCGTCGATCCCGATCGCGACGACCATGCTTGGAAAAAGCGTTGTCAGTGAAAAACATCCGTTATTTATCGGGCTCTACGAAGGAGCGATTGGCGATGCGAATGTCACTCAGATTGTCGAGCAAAGTGATTGGTTGCTACTTTTGGGAGCCTTCCTAAGCGACATTAACCTAGGCATTTACACGGCAAAACTGGACCCGAGCCGCTGTGTCTACGCAACAAGTGAATCGCTTCGTGTCTCTCATCACCACTACCACGATGTTGAACTCAAGCAGTTCTTGTCGGGTTTGATCGAAGCATCGAAAGACTTGCCGCCGCGGCCTATGCCAAAGACCCAAACGCGTAACAAGAAGAAAGCGAAAACGGGAAGAGACAATACCCAGCTGCAAACCAGTTGGATGGTTGAACAGTTAAACGAGCGGCTCGATCCGGATACAATCGTGATCGCCGACGTTGGTGATTCATTGTTCGCAGCAACCGAATTGACGATCCACGAGCGGACGGAGTTTCTTAGCCCCGCCTACTACACGTCGATGGGATTTAGTATTCCCGCGGCACTCGGGGCAGCCACCGCACGGCCCGACCATCGCATCGTTGTACTCGTCGGCGACGGTGCCTTTCAAATGACAGGCCAGGAACTCAGTACACTGGTTTACCACAACCACAACCCCGTGATTATCTTGCTAGACAATCACGGCTATGGAACCGAGCGATACCTACATGCCGGTGAATGGAAGTACAACGAGGTTGCCAAATGGAACTACACCGAACTCATGAAAGTCTACGGACGAGGTGAAGCCTACAAGGTCGAAACCAAGGATTCATTCCTGGAAACGCTCGACCGTGTCTGGAACTCACCGGATCATCCGCACTTGATTCACGCCGTCTTGGAAGAAAATGACGCCAGCGACACGTTGAAGAAGTTGGCCGAACGGATGAAAGAGAAAGTTTGA
- a CDS encoding YheT family hydrolase yields the protein MDEKTAYQPPRFEPHRWLRGGHLQTLASVWGDAASKFNGQQHIVTLPDNDAVVLHENRPQNWSAGQPCLLLVHGLCGSHQAPYMGRLAAQFAAKGVRVFRIDMRGCGAGFDLSEQLTHAGRGDDLICALDFISRRAPNSRLGAIAVSLGGNQILAALGKIGAGVSRVPEWFDRLDRVATVSPPIDLLRCSANMQRPIMWPYNFYFVRKLLARIPPRVKLREDFQDKIFRRRPRTLFELDDQLTAPLSGFADALDYYQQASASRYIDSNPISTLVLASTDDPVVPVDCFRKSSQAWPDTTTVCIARHGGHVGFIDRRNGCWMDRALETWFQGFV from the coding sequence TTGGACGAAAAAACGGCTTATCAGCCGCCACGCTTTGAACCCCATCGCTGGCTTCGTGGCGGACACCTCCAAACACTGGCGTCCGTTTGGGGCGATGCAGCATCCAAGTTTAACGGTCAACAGCATATCGTAACATTGCCCGACAACGATGCGGTGGTGTTGCATGAGAATCGACCGCAAAACTGGTCCGCCGGTCAGCCATGCTTGTTGTTGGTTCACGGACTTTGTGGATCTCACCAAGCACCCTATATGGGCCGATTGGCTGCTCAGTTTGCTGCCAAAGGTGTCCGCGTCTTTCGCATCGACATGCGAGGATGTGGTGCTGGTTTTGATCTATCCGAGCAATTGACCCACGCAGGTCGAGGTGACGATCTTATTTGTGCACTCGATTTTATCAGCCGGCGGGCGCCCAACAGTCGTCTCGGCGCGATTGCGGTCTCGCTCGGTGGGAACCAAATTCTAGCTGCACTCGGTAAAATCGGGGCAGGCGTTTCAAGGGTACCTGAATGGTTTGATCGTCTCGATCGCGTGGCCACGGTTTCCCCGCCCATTGATCTGCTTCGCTGCAGTGCGAATATGCAACGCCCGATCATGTGGCCTTACAACTTTTACTTTGTTCGAAAACTGCTGGCGAGAATCCCTCCGCGAGTCAAATTGCGGGAAGATTTTCAAGACAAAATTTTTCGCCGCCGTCCGCGAACGCTATTCGAACTCGACGACCAGTTGACGGCGCCCTTGAGCGGGTTTGCTGATGCTCTTGATTACTACCAGCAAGCCTCTGCGTCACGGTACATCGATTCCAATCCGATATCAACATTGGTGTTAGCGTCGACCGATGACCCTGTTGTCCCTGTCGATTGCTTTCGAAAATCGTCGCAAGCGTGGCCCGATACGACGACCGTATGCATCGCAAGGCATGGCGGGCACGTTGGCTTTATCGACCGCCGTAACGGTTGTTGGATGGACCGAGCCCTGGAAACCTGGTTCCAAGGCTTTGTTTGA
- the thpR gene encoding RNA 2',3'-cyclic phosphodiesterase — protein MHTIRSFIAIPLSPQVLHNATRLVAKVSEPNDGIRWVPTDNLHLTLKFLGEVDNTEVPEVCNTIREVVDGYSPFELEFAGIGALPSIDRPRVICVYGQDPTGSLCEIVAKLEKRLADQGFKPEPRDYRPHLTLGRTKGGSRRASEEVIEKVKAYQDMKFGQMEVDAVELIASFLEKRGPSYQVMDTIEL, from the coding sequence ATGCACACGATACGCTCTTTTATTGCCATTCCACTTTCGCCTCAAGTGCTCCACAACGCCACCCGTTTGGTCGCCAAGGTGTCCGAACCGAATGACGGAATACGCTGGGTTCCCACCGACAATTTGCATCTGACGCTTAAGTTTTTAGGCGAAGTGGACAATACCGAAGTTCCCGAGGTTTGCAACACCATTCGCGAAGTCGTTGACGGCTATTCCCCGTTCGAGCTTGAATTTGCCGGCATCGGCGCATTGCCGAGTATCGATCGGCCGCGTGTTATCTGCGTCTATGGCCAAGACCCAACGGGATCGTTGTGCGAAATTGTAGCAAAGCTTGAAAAGAGATTGGCCGATCAAGGTTTCAAACCGGAACCACGCGATTACCGGCCTCATTTGACCCTTGGGCGAACCAAAGGCGGATCGCGGCGTGCCAGCGAGGAGGTCATCGAGAAAGTGAAGGCATACCAGGACATGAAGTTTGGTCAAATGGAGGTCGATGCGGTCGAGCTGATCGCAAGTTTTCTGGAAAAACGCGGCCCCAGCTATCAAGTGATGGACACCATCGAACTCTAA
- a CDS encoding glutamate-5-semialdehyde dehydrogenase, whose protein sequence is MPSTTGKTSISDIHDLTDYCHATAENARKASYALATLDAAVKNRWLRESAAGLIANTSEIIAANQIDLDAAPNYGLSEAAIDRLRLDAGRIESIAAALEEIAMLPDPVGEVIEGHTRPGGLQILKRRVPLGVVFFIYESRPNVTADAAGICVKSGNAVILRGGKEAIHSSRAIVDVLAKCALECGLPENAVQLVATTDRAAVGEFLKLSKLIDVTIPRGGEGLIRRVANEATMPVIKHFDGNCHVYVDMFADIEMAVDIIENAKCQRMGVCNACESLLVHEAIAETALPKIAARLKKNQIEMRADERALPLIDGGIKAEPADWSMEYLGPTISIAVVDSLEAAAEHINRYGSKHTDAIVTNDLKAAELFTQMVDSSAVMVNASTRFNDGGVFGLGAEIGISTDKFHARGPCGLRELTTYKYIVRGDGHIRS, encoded by the coding sequence ATGCCTTCTACCACTGGAAAAACCTCGATTTCCGATATTCACGACCTAACGGATTACTGTCATGCAACGGCTGAAAATGCTCGCAAAGCATCCTATGCGCTTGCAACGCTCGACGCCGCAGTAAAAAACCGATGGCTTCGCGAGTCCGCAGCGGGATTGATCGCAAACACAAGCGAGATTATCGCAGCAAACCAAATCGATCTCGATGCGGCTCCAAACTACGGCCTAAGTGAGGCCGCCATCGACCGCTTACGGCTCGATGCCGGTCGTATCGAATCGATAGCCGCGGCGCTAGAAGAAATCGCGATGTTGCCCGATCCAGTCGGTGAAGTGATCGAAGGGCACACACGTCCGGGCGGATTGCAGATTCTAAAGCGACGCGTTCCGCTTGGCGTGGTTTTCTTCATCTACGAAAGTCGTCCGAACGTGACCGCGGATGCGGCGGGCATCTGCGTCAAAAGTGGCAACGCCGTCATCCTTCGTGGCGGCAAAGAAGCGATCCATAGTAGTCGTGCGATCGTCGATGTTTTAGCAAAGTGCGCCCTTGAATGCGGGCTGCCCGAAAATGCGGTCCAGCTTGTCGCCACGACAGACCGAGCGGCCGTTGGTGAATTTTTAAAACTCAGCAAACTAATCGATGTCACGATCCCACGTGGCGGTGAAGGATTGATCCGCCGTGTTGCCAACGAAGCGACCATGCCGGTCATCAAGCACTTTGACGGAAATTGCCATGTTTATGTTGACATGTTTGCCGATATCGAAATGGCAGTCGACATTATCGAAAACGCAAAATGCCAGCGAATGGGTGTTTGCAATGCCTGTGAATCGCTGTTGGTACACGAAGCGATTGCGGAAACGGCCTTACCAAAAATCGCGGCTAGATTGAAAAAGAACCAGATTGAAATGCGAGCGGACGAGCGAGCATTGCCGTTGATCGATGGCGGCATCAAAGCGGAGCCAGCGGATTGGTCGATGGAATATCTCGGGCCGACCATCAGTATTGCCGTTGTCGATTCTCTCGAAGCTGCTGCCGAGCATATCAATCGCTACGGATCGAAACACACCGATGCTATCGTCACCAACGACTTGAAAGCTGCCGAGTTGTTCACGCAAATGGTCGATAGTTCTGCGGTGATGGTCAACGCCAGCACTCGCTTTAATGACGGTGGCGTCTTTGGACTCGGGGCGGAAATCGGCATTTCGACCGATAAGTTCCATGCTCGCGGACCATGCGGGCTAAGAGAATTGACCACCTACAAGTATATCGTTCGTGGCGACGGCCATATTCGAAGCTAA
- the fliM gene encoding flagellar motor switch protein FliM codes for MSEESLSQNQVESLLKAMETVDQTGGGGIETSNRDDKTSNPTVGKTIDSSRGKATNKPSGRRAMGAAKTSGLLPAGVRVTAYDFKRPERVGKDQMRAMHSLHETLARNFGAAMSGLLRTMIEVKLLSVDQLTYSEFVFSLDNPSCFSVLKPQPLDGHWILDVAPMLSYALIDRMLGGDPKPSDAIRRPLTEIESRLIRRIVDLFLKQLTTSWENIVALELEIDRMENNPQLVQIVPPNEVVILVGFEVVLGKNRGMMNLCIPFNTIESFNAQLSRNGWVGYGKGKPTEGTRDRISTSIDAAPVNVVVTLARSKICTRDLLELSVGDVITTEKEVNAPLELSIQNVPKFHVKAGAFKGKKAVRIDAAMPPKRHFEVEE; via the coding sequence ATGTCAGAAGAATCATTAAGCCAAAACCAAGTTGAGAGCTTGCTCAAGGCGATGGAGACGGTTGACCAGACGGGCGGCGGTGGCATTGAAACATCCAACCGCGATGACAAAACGTCCAACCCAACCGTCGGCAAAACGATCGATTCATCACGTGGAAAGGCAACCAACAAACCAAGCGGACGTCGCGCAATGGGGGCAGCAAAAACGTCGGGGCTATTACCCGCCGGTGTGCGTGTGACCGCCTACGACTTCAAGCGACCCGAACGCGTTGGCAAGGATCAAATGCGAGCGATGCACTCGCTGCATGAAACGCTGGCTCGAAACTTCGGTGCCGCGATGTCGGGGCTATTGCGTACAATGATCGAAGTGAAACTGCTAAGCGTCGATCAATTGACCTATTCCGAATTCGTCTTCAGTCTCGACAATCCTAGCTGCTTCAGTGTTCTCAAACCGCAACCGCTTGATGGACACTGGATTCTTGACGTCGCCCCGATGCTCTCGTATGCCTTGATCGATCGAATGCTTGGTGGTGACCCGAAACCGAGCGACGCGATTCGCCGTCCGCTTACGGAAATCGAATCGCGTTTGATTCGCCGCATTGTCGACCTCTTCTTGAAACAATTGACGACGTCATGGGAAAACATTGTCGCGTTGGAATTAGAAATCGACCGCATGGAAAACAACCCTCAATTGGTGCAAATTGTGCCGCCCAATGAAGTCGTGATTTTAGTGGGATTCGAAGTTGTCTTGGGGAAAAATCGGGGGATGATGAATTTGTGCATCCCCTTCAACACCATCGAATCATTTAATGCGCAACTAAGCCGTAACGGATGGGTGGGCTATGGGAAAGGCAAGCCGACCGAAGGGACACGCGACCGAATTTCCACCAGCATTGATGCTGCTCCGGTGAATGTCGTCGTCACGCTGGCACGTTCCAAAATCTGTACCCGTGACCTGCTAGAATTGTCAGTCGGTGACGTGATCACGACCGAAAAAGAGGTAAACGCTCCGTTAGAGTTATCGATACAAAACGTGCCGAAGTTTCATGTTAAAGCCGGCGCGTTCAAAGGAAAAAAAGCGGTGCGGATCGATGCGGCCATGCCACCCAAACGTCATTTCGAAGTAGAAGAATAA
- a CDS encoding 3-hydroxyacyl-CoA dehydrogenase family protein has product MKTYQPNCMLVGVGVVGRAILSAHIESRLNVQVADLDPNAVQHAVDTLMLDPQDWEVSEITRNELDLPAITLIFKPCADEIPVSKVSSRGPVLPSPILIESIAEKLSLKQEFFRFAESRLCDDWIFCSNTSTLRIRDIASALDRPERFCGMHFFMPVSQRDAVEVIASTATAEGRAGEPQNEVIRRCCQHVELLGKTPLQVCDSPGFIVNRMLSPYLNEAMLLLSQGATEQQIESAAIHYGMPMSPLELIDLIGTQTMFNAGRVYWQAFPSRIDPSPILPALIKAKRAGRQSRCGFYDYIGKAKQRSERLAPQTVEICNRYARGVRVIERAETEMRLAATMWIEAAMLLREGTVTDANLIARAMSGGLGYRHPNGWFDYFDGIGSGPLHEFLIRYAKYSKSLLAPKELLERLACRSPSETLRYSSTSK; this is encoded by the coding sequence TTGAAGACCTATCAACCCAATTGTATGCTTGTCGGCGTGGGAGTCGTCGGGCGTGCGATTTTATCCGCCCACATTGAATCCCGGTTGAACGTGCAAGTTGCCGACTTGGATCCGAACGCGGTGCAGCATGCGGTGGACACGCTGATGCTCGATCCGCAGGATTGGGAGGTTTCTGAGATCACGCGAAACGAACTGGATTTGCCAGCCATCACATTGATTTTCAAACCATGCGCTGATGAAATTCCGGTTTCGAAGGTGTCATCGAGGGGGCCCGTTTTACCTTCCCCCATACTGATCGAATCGATTGCAGAAAAGTTGTCGCTCAAGCAAGAGTTTTTTCGATTCGCTGAGTCTCGGCTTTGCGACGATTGGATCTTTTGCAGCAACACCTCGACGCTGAGAATTCGGGATATCGCATCGGCACTCGATCGTCCCGAGCGATTTTGTGGGATGCATTTTTTTATGCCGGTATCTCAACGCGATGCCGTTGAGGTGATCGCTTCCACAGCAACGGCTGAAGGTAGGGCTGGAGAACCTCAAAACGAAGTGATCAGGCGATGTTGTCAACACGTGGAATTGCTCGGAAAAACTCCTTTACAGGTGTGCGATTCGCCAGGGTTCATTGTGAACCGCATGTTGTCTCCCTATTTGAACGAAGCGATGTTATTGTTGTCGCAGGGCGCGACGGAACAACAAATTGAATCTGCCGCCATCCACTACGGGATGCCGATGTCGCCTCTTGAACTCATCGATCTTATCGGCACGCAAACGATGTTTAACGCCGGGCGGGTTTATTGGCAGGCCTTTCCATCGCGTATCGATCCGTCACCGATACTGCCTGCATTGATAAAAGCAAAACGGGCAGGCAGACAAAGTCGTTGTGGTTTTTACGATTATATTGGCAAGGCGAAACAGCGGAGCGAAAGATTGGCGCCGCAAACGGTCGAGATCTGCAACCGCTACGCTCGAGGAGTGCGTGTCATTGAACGGGCCGAAACTGAGATGCGTCTCGCCGCGACCATGTGGATCGAAGCAGCAATGTTACTCCGTGAAGGCACGGTCACCGACGCGAACTTGATCGCTCGAGCAATGTCGGGCGGATTGGGGTACCGTCATCCGAATGGTTGGTTCGACTATTTCGACGGTATTGGCAGTGGGCCGCTTCACGAATTCTTGATTCGGTACGCCAAGTACTCAAAATCGCTACTCGCACCTAAGGAGTTGCTTGAGCGTCTCGCCTGTCGCTCTCCGAGTGAAACGCTTCGTTATTCTTCTACTTCGAAATGA
- a CDS encoding sugar phosphate isomerase/epimerase family protein, producing the protein MSTVPHLPSRRQFLSSSAVALASTGLLGSRLWANEAAPSTDDNSPPFSISLAEWSLHRTLGNPSKNVTNLDFPAIAKKLGIDAIEYVNSFFKDKARDSQYLTDLKSRCDDQGVKSLLIMVDGEGALGAPKEADREKSVTNHYRWIDAAKFLGCHSIRVNAQSSGSYEEQQKLAADGLRRLSEHAAPQDINVIVENHGGLSSNGKWLSETIEMVGLDNCGTLPDFGNFFISRNPVEWFDNYEGVDLLMPYAKAVSAKTHQFMEGSNISYQERGGKKYETDYDRMMEIVVKHGYHGYVGIEYEGPGDEYEGIRKTKAVLDRVAASIAETATVAG; encoded by the coding sequence ATGTCAACGGTCCCCCACCTACCTTCACGGCGTCAATTTTTGTCTTCCTCCGCTGTTGCACTGGCGTCAACTGGCTTGCTTGGCTCGCGGCTTTGGGCGAACGAAGCAGCCCCTTCCACGGATGACAACTCGCCACCTTTTTCGATCTCGCTTGCGGAGTGGTCGCTCCACCGAACCCTAGGCAATCCATCGAAAAATGTGACGAATCTGGATTTCCCAGCGATTGCGAAGAAGCTTGGCATCGACGCGATCGAGTACGTTAATTCCTTTTTCAAAGACAAGGCTCGTGACTCCCAATACCTCACTGACCTAAAGTCCCGTTGCGACGACCAAGGGGTGAAGAGTTTATTAATCATGGTCGATGGCGAAGGAGCTCTTGGCGCCCCCAAGGAAGCGGATCGCGAAAAGTCGGTGACGAATCACTATCGCTGGATCGATGCAGCTAAATTCCTCGGTTGTCATAGCATCCGCGTGAATGCACAAAGCAGTGGTAGTTACGAAGAGCAACAAAAGCTTGCTGCGGACGGACTCAGGCGTCTTAGCGAGCACGCCGCTCCCCAAGACATCAACGTGATTGTTGAAAACCATGGTGGATTGAGCAGTAACGGAAAGTGGTTATCCGAGACGATCGAGATGGTGGGACTCGACAACTGCGGAACACTACCCGACTTCGGTAACTTTTTCATCTCCCGTAATCCAGTGGAATGGTTTGACAACTATGAAGGAGTCGATTTGCTGATGCCGTATGCGAAAGCCGTTAGTGCAAAGACTCATCAATTCATGGAGGGTTCGAACATTTCTTATCAAGAACGTGGCGGCAAGAAATATGAAACCGACTACGACCGAATGATGGAAATTGTGGTCAAACACGGCTATCACGGATACGTGGGCATCGAGTATGAGGGCCCAGGTGACGAGTACGAAGGAATCCGCAAAACCAAGGCGGTCCTCGATCGGGTCGCTGCTTCGATTGCGGAAACGGCCACCGTTGCCGGGTAG
- a CDS encoding NUDIX hydrolase, whose amino-acid sequence MSTACNEVSIEDAYHYCPRCAAKNNKIGSVPFRCDQCGFANFFGPVAAVGGLITNDKGQLLLVRRAVDPGKGKWGLPGGFVDRGETIEDALAREVCEETKLRITSHELLMTHPNGYRYGGIIVSVIDMFFLCKVADDAKIQLDKKELSESRWVDSDSELFEQMAFESNRIAIERWKSAPELGCAT is encoded by the coding sequence ATGAGCACCGCCTGCAATGAGGTATCGATCGAAGACGCCTACCACTACTGCCCACGTTGCGCGGCGAAGAACAACAAAATCGGCAGCGTTCCTTTCCGCTGTGACCAATGCGGGTTCGCCAACTTTTTCGGTCCTGTCGCAGCGGTCGGCGGATTGATCACCAATGACAAAGGGCAACTGCTACTCGTCCGCCGAGCCGTCGATCCAGGGAAGGGGAAATGGGGGCTACCGGGCGGGTTTGTCGATCGCGGCGAAACGATTGAAGACGCTTTGGCCCGAGAGGTTTGCGAGGAAACCAAGTTGCGGATCACCAGTCACGAGTTGTTGATGACGCATCCAAATGGTTACCGCTATGGCGGCATCATTGTCTCGGTGATCGACATGTTCTTCCTCTGCAAAGTCGCCGACGACGCAAAGATCCAACTCGATAAGAAGGAGCTCAGCGAATCTCGCTGGGTCGATTCCGATAGTGAGCTATTCGAGCAAATGGCATTCGAGTCGAATAGGATTGCCATTGAACGTTGGAAGTCGGCGCCCGAATTGGGTTGCGCCACCTAA
- a CDS encoding lactate racemase domain-containing protein yields the protein MSANRCPIKDFVGEVRSALRRPEDFPAVSAAIAPGDRVALAVDPNLPSLLEILGGVLSEMEEAGADAVDVVLWDEATDATIQELENEFKGRATILRHDSTNRESLRYLGADVDAEPVYLNRAIADADFVLPIVAARPWDAASNRHLSGVYPMLADANTRIRHLESLWKFSDSESKSGEKQRGQNEAQIGWMLGVQVMMAVAASEDGLAGSVFAGTPETIRRSFALARDRKDEYPPSAKLVIASLEGNQQQQTWANFARALMAAATHVAPGGTILVWTSIQRPPSDRLVYRLNQNESMDDHDSSKSFDQDAKSEDGFTIWDESVGLARILERVLAESRVLIKSQLDRDTVEALGFGVIDSLEGIEHLSRSFEDCETFRAAQFASGTFDSLGFDSLPSITKRSS from the coding sequence ATGTCGGCGAACCGTTGTCCGATCAAGGACTTCGTGGGGGAAGTACGGTCGGCTCTGCGGAGGCCCGAAGATTTTCCTGCCGTTTCCGCCGCAATCGCACCCGGAGACCGTGTCGCTTTGGCGGTCGATCCCAATTTGCCGAGTTTGCTGGAAATCCTTGGCGGCGTGCTTTCAGAAATGGAAGAGGCGGGTGCGGATGCCGTTGATGTCGTGCTTTGGGATGAAGCAACCGATGCAACGATCCAAGAGCTGGAAAACGAATTCAAGGGGCGCGCAACCATCCTTCGGCACGACTCGACAAATCGCGAGTCACTTCGATATCTCGGTGCCGACGTCGATGCCGAACCGGTCTATCTAAACCGAGCCATTGCCGATGCTGATTTCGTCTTACCGATTGTCGCTGCACGACCCTGGGACGCGGCTTCCAATCGTCACCTTAGCGGCGTCTATCCGATGTTAGCCGATGCAAATACTCGAATCCGCCATTTGGAATCGCTATGGAAATTCTCTGATTCCGAATCGAAGTCTGGCGAAAAACAACGTGGTCAAAATGAAGCTCAAATCGGATGGATGCTCGGCGTGCAAGTGATGATGGCAGTCGCTGCTAGCGAGGACGGATTGGCGGGCTCGGTGTTCGCAGGCACTCCCGAGACCATTCGTCGTTCGTTCGCTCTGGCCCGCGACCGTAAAGACGAGTATCCGCCTTCTGCGAAATTGGTCATCGCTTCGCTCGAAGGCAACCAACAACAGCAAACGTGGGCCAATTTTGCTCGCGCGTTAATGGCAGCAGCAACCCATGTCGCTCCCGGCGGCACGATCCTCGTTTGGACGAGTATTCAACGCCCACCAAGCGACCGATTGGTCTATCGACTCAACCAAAACGAATCGATGGACGATCACGACTCCAGCAAGTCGTTTGATCAGGACGCCAAGTCAGAAGATGGGTTCACGATTTGGGATGAGTCGGTCGGATTGGCCAGGATTTTGGAGCGGGTACTCGCTGAATCGCGAGTGCTCATCAAGAGCCAGTTAGATCGCGACACGGTCGAGGCGTTGGGATTCGGGGTCATCGATTCGCTTGAAGGTATCGAGCATTTGAGTCGATCGTTTGAAGATTGTGAAACATTTCGAGCAGCTCAATTCGCCAGTGGAACGTTTGATTCATTGGGTTTCGATTCGTTACCTTCGATCACAAAGCGATCATCATGA